The Colletotrichum destructivum chromosome 7, complete sequence genome contains the following window.
GATTTCGAGCGAGACCGGGGCCGTGATGGGGTCCGCGTTGGAAGGCGGACGCAGTCTGACGAGCCTGATTTCTCGACGATCTCGGTTGAGGGGACTGTGCGTGTACATGATGGGGGGGCGAGAGGGCGTTGTGAACTGACCAATTGTGAAGTCGGATTATGAACTCACGACAGGATTGCATGATCCAAGACAGAGAGTGTGGTTGTTCTGTTTGTGAAAAGGATAGATATCACGAGGAACGGCGTGAGCTGTTGCCTGCAGGCTGCATGGCACGGAAAGAACAATAGGTTTGATTGGTTACATGGTAAGACTTAGCTGAACAATTGGGTTCGGCCAGTGACAACATTGGCAAGTTGCAAAGGATTCCAGATAATACACATGCTTACATTTCGGATACCGGGCTCATTTGACACACACTCGCATGTTATCAAGTGGTTTGTTTCATTTGCACGTCCCAAGATGCTCAAATAACTGCTTGCAAGGGCAAATTGCACACTGGCATCCAATCCATCATCACATATGATCAGTCCCAAGCCTAACCGTAGGGCTCTGAGCCCCCTGCTGAGGATCATCCCCGTCACCGAGGCCGCGTTTCAGCGTGCGGGTGTGCAATTTGACCTCGAAatccatcttctcggcctcctccttgctcCAGCCCTCGATCGGTATGTGGGCCCGAACCTCCAAGTAGTTCTGGCAATTCCGGCATCCCGCGACGTGCCAACGGCTCAACACGGCCTCCGTGCCGATCAGCATCTTGTCTCCGTTCTCCTTGGtggcccaggccgagacGACAAAGGAGCCTCCGATGGTGGCGCGGTTGATGTTGCCGACGGTCAGCACCGGGGACGGCCGGCTGCGCGGCGGGGCGGCCTTGGGCGGCTCGCCAACGTTGTCGTAAATGTAGCCCAGCCTCGCGATGTTGATGACGTCGTTGGACGTATAGGCCGTCTTCGGGTCGCCGGGCTTCTTGAAGGGCTCGAGAGGGCTGTCGAGCGTCAGCCACGTCCCGCCGGCGACCCCGGGCGTGGGGCCCTGGGCGTCGACGGAGTTGGTGCCGGGGTAGCCCTCAATGATCTCCAGGCGGTCGCGCTGGTTGTTCTTGATCTGCCAGCGCCAGAACATGAGGTCGACGAAGCAGTGGTGGAAGTAGAAGATGGGGTCAAAGGCCGCCGTGTCGTTCTCGCCCAtgtcgccgttggcgccggcgatcTGGTTGGAGTTGCCCTGCCCGGGCAcctcgaagccgccgacggcgaggtgcATCGAGTTGTGCGGCGACTCGAGCGGCACGACGGGCTTGTAACCCTTGTC
Protein-coding sequences here:
- a CDS encoding Putative tyrosinase copper-binding domain, di-copper centre-containing domain superfamily: MGGLIIRKNIRNLSTAELDNLVRAFAAIQKLPAEDPNSFFVIAGYHGEPFRGAGYANPAWWGGYCNHGNILFPTWHRAYLLRLEKALQSQVPGVALPYWDETEEATLTGGIPPVFLTKDYKFADGSSIPNPLFSYKFQARITDRLTPIPDANYTKPVGYETVRYPFSGLVGTPLNAEGSFIHNAALREQGEEATNQMLNDNIVTWLNYSCFRNSDGEEVSAGIKAKYDHCLDAPNYTVFSNGTSAQRWNDDHLSDKGYKPVVPLESPHNSMHLAVGGFEVPGQGNSNQIAGANGDMGENDTAAFDPIFYFHHCFVDLMFWRWQIKNNQRDRLEIIEGYPGTNSVDAQGPTPGVAGGTWLTLDSPLEPFKKPGDPKTAYTSNDVINIARLGYIYDNVGEPPKAAPPRSRPSPVLTVGNINRATIGGSFVVSAWATKENGDKMLIGTEAVLSRWHVAGCRNCQNYLEVRAHIPIEGWSKEEAEKMDFEVKLHTRTLKRGLGDGDDPQQGAQSPTVRLGTDHM